In a single window of the bacterium genome:
- a CDS encoding chemotaxis protein CheX produces the protein MDDTAPRNADLGPALETAFREVIETMFGLAIEGPTRLPAARGMGMAGIIGLGGTSFRGILSIACTPEGARTLAGALVGGEEMLGDDPVMVSDSLGELANMLGGSVKRQLDATGGRIELSLPSVMDGEATLHGVGATGDAHLMWTVEGREVETSLIYSDTD, from the coding sequence ATGGACGACACCGCCCCTCGGAACGCCGACCTGGGCCCGGCGCTCGAAACCGCCTTCCGCGAAGTGATCGAGACGATGTTCGGGCTGGCGATCGAAGGCCCGACCCGCCTTCCCGCCGCGCGCGGGATGGGCATGGCGGGAATCATCGGCCTCGGCGGAACGTCGTTCCGCGGCATCCTCTCGATCGCCTGCACGCCGGAGGGGGCGCGCACGCTCGCCGGCGCGCTCGTCGGCGGCGAGGAGATGCTCGGCGACGATCCGGTGATGGTCTCCGACTCGCTCGGCGAACTCGCGAACATGCTCGGCGGTTCGGTCAAGCGGCAGCTCGACGCGACCGGCGGGCGGATCGAGCTCTCGCTGCCGTCGGTGATGGACGGCGAGGCGACGCTGCACGGCGTCGGCGCGACCGGCGACGCCCACCTGATGTGGACGGTCGAGGGACGCGAGGTCGAGACCAGCCTGATCTACAGCGACACCGACTGA